In Silene latifolia isolate original U9 population chromosome X, ASM4854445v1, whole genome shotgun sequence, the following proteins share a genomic window:
- the LOC141619416 gene encoding uncharacterized protein LOC141619416 encodes MKCIEEASGVKRGGIPFRYLGVKIAPKRLGVLDCQCLVDKVTERIDRLGTKHLSYAGRLTLIKSVLSTLHNYWARIFILPKTVLNSIDAICRAFLWHGQEQKESPALVSWNQICKPRRKGGLGLKLLHQWNVALMGKYVWWVEQKTDHLWVKWVHTIYIKNTTWKDYEPTITTSWAWRRLCAVKTQLKPWLYDEAWRDSGSDYTVKLGYSWLVDAGPDIFWYPWIHNRIMLPKHNFFIWLVAHKRLLTQDRLMRMHITQSNRCYLCAAEEEDLNHLFFSCSFSRQCVRLLEDWLSICLPYQGVIDWWIAIRERSLLKKQVVAAAVAQLMYLIWHARNRCRLESVIPLPVMLIKQVKELLQWRMRYSRVKIGSRRSQEWVNSLC; translated from the coding sequence ATGAAGTGTATTGAGGAAGCATCTGGTGTGAAAAGAGGGGGGATCCCTTTTAGGTATTTGGGGGTTAAAATTGCCCCCAAACGTCTGGGGGTCCTTGACTGCCAGTGTTTGGTTGACAAGGTGACTGAGAGGATTGATAGACTTGGGACTAAACATCTCTCTTATGCAGGGAGACTCACCCTCATTAAATCTGTGTTAAGTACCCTTCATAATTATTGGGCCAGGATCTTCATTCTACCCAAAACAGTTCTTAACAGCATTGATGCTATTTGCAGAGCCTTTTTGTGGCATGGTCAGGAACAAAAAGAATCCCCTGCACTTGTATCATGGAACCAGATATGCAAACCAAGGAGAAAGGGTGGTTTGGGTTTGAAACTGTTACACCAGTGGAATGTAGCTTTGATGGGTAAGTATGTATGGTGGGTTGAGCAAAAAACTGATCATTTATGGGTGAAGTGGGTGCATACTATCTATataaagaataccacttggaaaGATTATGAACCTACAATCACTACTAGCTGGGCATGGAGAAGACTATGTGCTGTCAAAACTCAGTTGAAACCGTGGTTGTATGATGAAGCCTGGAGAGACAGTGGGTCTGATTATACAGTCAAGCTTGGCTATAGTTGGCTTGTGGATGCAGGCCCTGATATATTCTGGTATCCATGGATACATAATAGGATTATGTTGCCAAAACACAATTTTTTCATTTGGCTAGTAGCTCATAAACGCCTGCTCACTCAGGATAGATTGATGAGAATGCACATAACACAGAGTAATAGGTGCTATCTCTGTGCTGCTGAAGAGGAGGACTTGAATCATCTGTTCTTTAGTTGTTCTTTTAGTAGGCAGTGTGTGAGGCTGCTTGAGGACTGGTTGAGTATTTGCTTGCCTTACCAGGGGGTCATTGATTGGTGGATAGCAATTAGGGAGCGGTCATTGTTGAAGAAACAGGTGGTTGCAGCTGCTGTTGCACAATTAATGTACTTGATCTGGCATGCTCGTAATCGATGTAGGCTTGAGTCTGTCATTCCTCTACCTGTTATGCTTATAAAACAGGTGAAGGAATTATTACAATGGAGAATGAGATATAGTCGTGTGAAAATTGGTTCTAGGAGAAGTCAGGAATGGGTCAATAGCTTATGTTAA